The sequence gactttggtatttttgtaagaaaagcatgcatttaagttcagaacagtgacatttatttagttatgtttgttaagcataagttttgaagtcaaagtttgtcaagcttcgatttcttataatataataggataggggaaatattgcaaagaggccaggtcagaagtactcgaaaccgacgagcgtgtatgagaaatgttatgaaagtgtgtgaagcgaaagtggtttgtcaggatcgtagtaaatggaaatccgtgatctctgcctacccctctgggaaacaggcgtgattgtatgtatgtatgtatgtatgtataataggattcatgaggaattgaggaaactcctcaaaccttaacgttatacgtatattcatttgtgttgccatctaataattaaagcattaaaagcagttgaaaaaatacttacacatttctacataatccaacattcgcaagtagctttcaccagaacccgaaaggcgacggtttttttttcttaaaaattattctacTGGCAAGTTGCCAActgtgaaacaaaaaaaaaggcgCGAGGTCAGATTGCCCGATATTACACCATCATAGAAATCTGATCATCAGACAAGATGCTGTACTTTTTCTTCACTTtgaagaaaaagggaggcatatcAGCCTTAGTGCGACCTAAGTAATTGGAacctaagtaattatttttacattattatGACGGTTAAAATTCGCAGAATattaacacattttttatttatttcgcgGAACAGGTACCTAAGTGTTACGAACACGTTAGATCAATTTGACAATGAATGACgcctttatataaaaataaaaaatcaacttTTGCCGCCACTTTTATGAcacaaaaacttatttttaataaaaagtaaTTATATTCAATTGGTCATTAGTCATTATAAAAATGGTGTTAAACAACACGGAATTTGAGACATTTGAACAGCAGTTCCTGGAACTTGTTGCTGAGTTTGAATCTATTAGTGTAAGAACGTTTATTTACACTTTGTAAGTAGTAAGACATTTTTATACTTAACCAATAATTCGAAGTTTGCCCTGGGGATCCTGGCGTttcttgtattattttaatattaaccaTATACTTACCtggttaatattaaaataatgccttaaggcggctatgaattgatataaattataaaccttAAGGCACTACCTTTAGTCTAGCCTCAGCCAACGGAGGGCTAAGCTAAGTTTCTTTTCTTTAGGTAACATCTTAGTTTCTTTAGATATCTCTGTTTACGTCATCAACTGATCTGATTAGGTGTCAGAAAAGCACTTGCGCGAAACAGTCCAAACAGAGTCGACGCGGGCGGAGGCGGCGGAGGCAGCTCGTGACGCCGCCGATCGCGCCGCGGCCGAGGCGAGGCACGGCGCCGCCGCTGCCACCGCGGGCGCCGcccacgccgccgccgcgctcGCCAAGGCTCAAGAGGAACTCGCTAATGTTAAAACGCAAATGGAAATACAAGTAAGTTAAGGCTGTAGAGTAGGTACTGTTTGATAAGTTACAGATAAACCATCTAATCTACCCTTAGTATCTAACCGTCGGCCCTGTGACGTCAAACACCAAAGGCTAGTTTTGAAATGTAAATCCATTGTCCAGTAAGCAACATCCTACTAAATAGTTAAAAACTTATAGGCGTATTCTGATTTTAAATATTCGATCTGGATTAGATACGACAATTTGGACACTAACAGATTGGCATAATCAAAAtcgaatatttaattataaaccGAATATTCCCGACTGATGCCCGACTATAAACAGAATATACGTACATAGTGGTACATAGATTGACAATATTGACATTCACCACAACGAAGACCAACGCTCGCTTGGTTTGTATTGTCATTAATCAAAGTCGCGCTTTATGAataaggcacgccacagacagtcttaaaaattcataatcttaaaaaaaacttgtatgcaatctgtcagttcaatctgaaaattctgtcagtttgaactgacaggtgcatacaaatctttaagattatgaatttttaagactgtctgtggcgtgcctaatAAGATGATGAAATTTAATCGCTCCTAATCAGGAACTCATTTACATATCGGTTTTTGGTTACATATCAAAACAAAGTTGAAATAATACGATACTAGAAACGGAACTGTCCAAATCAAATCTACCGAACCGTAGCAAAGTGCTGCAACCGAGGACACCACCCACACTTATACTCACATTCAAGGAACATGCTAATGTTAAATACTTACGAATGAATATGATATAACGGTGGGTGTGGGTGGATAGCCTAATAGATTTAGATAAGTTGAACCTGGTAGAACTTATACTTAACAGTTTTACAGCGGCTGCTTAATTCTAGGTAAGATGTATATGTAGGCACTTATAGCTTTGAGAAAGTTTCAAGATGCGAATAATACAAACCTATGGTATTAGCGCATCAAATAACACTTCCGATGAAGCAAAAAGGGAAGATGTGTCTATTCTCGTACATACAAAATTTATATAAACATTTCTGAGCACGAAGGTTTATCTATTAGATAtgtatttagaaaagttattcaggatGCCAGATGCTATTGGTGCGTGGTTTCAGCCTCTactattgatgctgactgtaccgtctgtacctacttattaactTTTTAACGCGAAAGATGGTATAAACGCAAGTAACACAACCATTAATCTTGTATTATCATTTACGTACTCtcagcagcaaaagtgcatggagaaattatgaacgaattcattgataaattcgccatgcacttctGCAGCTGATCGTACCTACCTTCTCGTATGGCTGATACCAAAGCGTAATGTGAAATGGTTAACAAGGATCGGCAGCGCACTCTCTTCGAAGAACGTTGCGCCGACTTGTCTCGTCAACTAAGCAGTGTGGAGCGAGAAGTGCAACAGCTGCGGCCGCTGCAGGCCGCGCACGGTGCGCTGCAGCGTCAGTACTCCGAGCTGCAGGACCGCGTGCGGCTCGCCAACGACGACGCTCGGAGGTATGACGTCACTGGCTATCTTGGCAAGAGACAATGAGTCACTAAGTATATGGTCTCTTGTAGGGTGTTGCATATTTTATCAAAGTTAAAAAGTGCTATGTCTCACCCCCTCAAATTGTTCTCTGGTACTAAAaagttattgtaatttttttttagaatttttcgATAAATTTTAGAGGTCGCTACTACACaatgaaaatttttatttttcatacaaaatgatttctttaatatattttttttttcgttttttctgTCTAAAACAATGTTTTAAGGTATTTAAAGCAATTTTTAAGGATATTTGATATTAAGAATAATTTcgtttgatttttaataatttttattcctGTACTGTTAGTACAAGACAATAAAATCCACTAAAATAAGtgtttaaaacacctaaaacacgaattttatgcataaaaaaaAAGCTGTAATGTTATATCAAATTTTAGGTACATGAATACAATGATTCGTCATAAAGtatcataaaaaaaacgaaaaaaaataataaaaaaatcattttgtaTGAAGAATCAAAAATTTCAACGTGTGGTAAGCGACCCCTAAAATGTAacgaaaaattctgaaaaaaaattacaatgaaattTTTTGTACCAGAGAACAATTTGAGGGGGTGAGACATATAACATTTTAACTTTGATAAAATATGCAACACCCTAGTCTCTTGCCTAGCTGGGtagaacagttttttttttgatgtttcATGTACTTAGCTGCATTTATTAAAATTACtgtttaggtacattattattttttatatgaatCATGGCTTACAGGAAATAAACACTAGCCTTGATACAATCGAATAAACAGCGTGTATTGGAATCGACTTGCGATATTACCATTGGCGGTCAATTATCATTATATTATCAATCCTCTTTAATGTATTGTAGGGacaatatacaaaaaataaaaaggcCGTAGAACTGGTTTTGATCGTCTGGACGAAAAGCAGTTCTAATTCACCACATATTCAAACCggtttatataataaaataaaaatatggatATAAATAGGGTAGCAATTTTGCAGCGTCAAATgtcactgacctttcaaccTTACTTTAGTAAACTTAGTTCGAGAACATTGGATCCGATCCCATTTGACAAAATGTAGGCCACGTCTATAAAATCGAGATATTTTATaatgtacatttttaaataaatgtataatgtTGATACAGCGAGGCGTCTCGGCTTGAGAGCGAGCTCCGAAGAGTAGAGCGGTGCGCAAGCGGCGGCGCCGAGATTCGCGAGCGCGCGCGACTTGCCGCCGCCGCGCACGCGCGGGAGCGCCGCCGAGCTGCAGCTGAGTTGCACCATACCGCTAGCGAGCTGAGGAGAGCCAACAGTAAGAATTTTGGATTGATTCAGCGATAGCAGGACGCTTGAATTCAGTTCAGTAGGGCAGTGTGCAAGGGGTGCTAAGGCTGAGATACGAGAGGGGGCGCGCGACTTGTATTGCCACTACTGCGAGTAGGGATATTATGTATTAGGTACTCGGATTGTCTTTAGTCCTGTCACCTTCATTAGATACGTACGTGCATGCGTGCCTACGTCTTGTATTTAGTTATGTATGTAGCATAACTAAATATGAGACGTAGGCGCGCACGCCATAAATTAGACATCAACGCAAACATGCTCATGGTGCACATGGTGAACATGGTGCTAATCGCCCTATTTCCTTCCAGCTGAAATAACTCGCCTCAACACACTAGTAGCAGAGCTCCAAGCCCGTTTATCAGCAACCAATCTAACGGATTACTCTAAAGCGGCAGTGGACCCCGACAAGGAAGCCCTGAGCGTGGCGAAGGCCGCGCTGGAGGCGGAGCGCGCCGGGTCGGCGCGGCTGGAGCGCGCGCTGGCCGCGGCGCTAGCCGACAACGCCGTACTCGCCGCGAGCCTGCATGCTAGGGATAATTCGCACGCTAATGAGGATCGACAACCGCCAAGTTCTTTGCCAAAGGAGGAAGATACTAAAATATCGCCTATTGATTCTTTCTTGGCAGATTAATCATTGCgtttattcattattttcatatttcaaTATGTTGGTAATAAACTGTCAATATTTTATCGTTTAATTTGCTGACCGCGGCGTTGTCGGCCAGGACAACGCCGTCCTCGCCGCGAGCCTGCATGCTAGGGATAATTCGCACGCTAATGTGGATCGACAACCGCCAAGTTCTTTGCCAAAGGACGAGGATACAAAAATATCGCCAATTGACTCTTTCTTGGCAGATTAATGGTTGCAATAtgtaataggtacttatttacttaataaGATTCATATTTAAAAGGATTGTTATGGTTGTTATGTGATGGTAATAAACTTTGGTAATAAACACTTTTAAACATTTCTGAGTATCATTAAATTGgctatattaaattaaaaaaaaatattatacaaccaCATTATTAGAGACGACTGAAAGTAATTTTCTTTAACCGCAAAGTTGTTAAATGTCTTACCGAGACCCTTTTTGGGCTGGCATCGGATCTGAAGCTGCAGGCGTCTGTAGGCTTCGGTGACTACTTACCAGCAGGCAAGATGTATGCTTCGTTACCATCAACGTAGAAGTGGTATTAtatgtacctaatgtaaagtgtaactatagttatttgttatacaagggggaaaagttgtattttaacgccgagtgtggaattgaaaaacgagcaagagaaaggattctatagttgaaccacgagcgaagcgagtggttcgagaatagaatcctgaacttgcgagttttttaacacacgagaagtaaaatacatttgcacccgagtgtaacacaaaacttttcccctcactatagcgaggaaactacaacgcaaaaaatgcgtttatcactgcttccagtagttccacaggtggtaaatcatctttattactagattcacttacttttatcaattttgaaagcagttaatttgactttattcaaggtcaaattactttacccactagtggataaaatgcgtttttaccgctggtattaaaggacaaaacacgtgtttccgagctagtgaggggaaaagtcttTTTTTGTTCAGTTTAGTTAAGTATAAGAATTTCAGGAAGCTACCTAAAGTAACCTATCTATCAACGCCGACTGTACTAATTAGAAAATGAAATTATGCTTGCAAAAACTAAAGACACGAGTTCTAAATTCTAATTAAGAGCTTGGGAATATAGTtttggcatataattaaccgggcaactaaaatattaaacgggaagttaagtcgggcatacaataatataatttggctgtgttttaatattgtggcgacaaaaaaaatatatgagcctcaaatattaagcatcattattattgaaaaaacggcagcaaatttcaagcgacaaaaatatttccgaggaacattaaacaatactttggcgactaaaataataattggcacctagtattgtaaagcgtaagatttttaatatttgtagtcatatagatgttagcacctaaataattatacttagctcatcgtttaaagtagtatttaaaatgcggaggcaactaaaaaaattaattgggaagtaggttttttaaaacacatataaaatcgtttctttatgaaAACGGATTGAAAGGTAGCTACGTaccgatggtctcatcggaagatcagcgctggaagtcaccagcaacacgctgaggtgaggccatttcgtggcacttcattcctttctgtcttgttgttattatgtgtattttgtcttgcctgtattTATTCgtgaaaaatgtttattctactctattcaaacatcgtatttgcgacccgtaaaccacgagtagtatttaaatatctctataagggaacgcgtaccaaatcattttataataagtacgcagcaaaaaggagtgtataagcttctaatgggtcggtaacgcgcatatgataccccttgaATTGCAGGTGcccatagattacggtgaccactGTCCATCAGGctgatcgtatgcttgtttgccagtttggtatttaaaaacattaccatgataatcgtatagtataatattacaagaACAGAATTATTTACTGCTAgcaaaaaagtgggttagggtttggttatttttttagtagaatataagtcctaccaaattttgCTATGGCATGATTCTTAGATACTTTGTAtaaacaaaacaacgatagcaaaaaggaaatgaaatacagtcccagaggcaccgttaggtacgacgacgagcgaagcgaggaggagtgttaggtatcttgcatccccaacacacatgactcgctatcaaaacagaaataggaaaaaGATGGATaactttttaccgcctaaatattatgcaaagaaaaatctacggaagtactcttaatttagaaaattattttgctcatgaacatcatgccagcataagattcgatattttaaaatctgcggaacgatttatgccaaagcatattctgagtaaggttttcttgccaaaaaaatgaatctttcagagtgatgttaagactgcgtaaggccggccttagattcgatagagtaaacgtaatgaaaagttaaattaattgtatagagacgaagttgccagcactcccaaacacctaatttcttacccataagtataatattttgtcgaccattatattttataagaatccttttttttttattaaaatgaaagctCAGGTGaagagtgccgatgtataaattttaaatgtactttttatgttaatttgctatataaatattttaaaagaactgtatattttatattaatagagagccgttttcctattaaactgtatctcttaaattgtttccaatataataattcagttgccaaataaatagttggtactcgcgtctgaataaaccgtagccgtaatgacattaaaatgatacctcatatttaaataatttgaggccacattttagtcgccaaactattatttttgatacccatttctatggttatttagtcgcccggttaaatacgtgcctatAGTTTTTACCTCATATATTGATTACGCAAATGCGTACGTAGTTAATGAATCgaaagtaagaaaaaaactatCTCTCGGGTCGCACATCATTAGGTACATATAAACAGACGCTATATCTCATAACATAGCTGTACGCAAGAAGCTATCAACACTAAGAAGTATAGATACAAAGTCTTTTATATTCCAAACGGGTTTTTCGTCAATTCTCGCATGTCCCATGCAAGTCTGTAAACACGCAACACATGTCAACCTACTTTGTGTACCTTTGTATTTAAGATGTTTTTATTATGGTGTGAAAATATCAGTTTAACGTTAAAACTAGCGTAGTGCGTTTTCTCCACCTGTTAATGATATTACAGTTATTCTGTATATAGACACGCTAAGTGGGATAAGCGTATGAATGCAGCGGCCGGTCATTGAGCAGCTTTGAGGTAAAACATGTTCCTAGGAATGCGAGCCGCTTGCAGCGCCGATTGTCTATATTCACGCGGGCCACTCGAGACTGCATAATAAGTGGGACGTACGACTAATTAATAAGGAATCCTCTATTATCTCATCTAAGGAAACTTGACCGAATGCTACAAGGCTTTCAAAGTGACTAATATTTGCATATTCTCGTATGCATTATGTATTGTAGGTATCTCTAGGTCAAACTCTATCAAATCAGAGTATAGACAGTTGTGTATTATGCAAGTTTAATAGCTATTAGTGTTAATAGTTCTACAGACcataaaataaactatattgcATAATGAGACAAATATTTAGAAGTTACGATCGCCCATGATCCAATGTATGCGGCTTACAGAGTAGCAGAAGCAGTTATCTTATTCACAAATGCCTACACTGTGAAGTGAGTGTCGAATAATTTGGCGCGTAGATTCGTAAGAGGTAGTGCGTGATTGTAGGTCAGCTTTATGCTGGTCCAACGTCCAGCGGCAGTGTGCCAAGCACGGTCCGCGGTCCGGCGGATTTTCGCAAGGCTTCGCGGCGCCCCTCCGCTGCGTGGGCGCCACCGCGCAACCTGCCGTTCAGTTGCACCGCATCTCGCGCAGGCCCCGCGTCGCTGCGCGCCGTCACGACACCACAAATACTATGTGCACCAGACAGAAACGATCTATCAAATAGTGTTAAGTTACTGTTATTAAGTTTAACTAATGACTCTAGTGTTACGCAGGTGAGATTTTCCGCTCTAAATACAAGAATTATGTGAACAGTGATGTGCATGCGCaatctttatttttgtatggCGCGGGAAACCAGAATTTATGAAAAGTCCTTTTTAAATGCCAAATATTACGTGAATGTCACCAAGGGAAGGTCAGACACTAGTTGTTCCAAGACATAAGGATTAAGGTTCGTAAGTAGGTAATAATCGAGTCCGTTAATAGCTCCCGACGGCGCAGCGATTGTTTGGTTGTCAGAGGTAAACATCGCTTGCGGTTTGTACTCGCTCATGTGTCTATGCAGAGAAAGTTCCTTACTAATGCTGTATTAAACTTAAGTTAACGTTTATCTCCTGTATTGTTTAAACTATTTACGCAAAACATTGTTTTAAATTCAAACTACATTCATCATGGTTGTTTTAAGGACGATTTTTTTTGCAAACTTTCAAAGTTTTTCAATACGTAAACATAtgaattttatacataatagGTACGCCCACGACATCTTCCGTAACATGTGTAGTTAGGTATTGTGACACACAGCTAACACTTGCCTCGAGcatcaatacaaaatataaaaaccggCGATGACAAACATGAATCACAATTACATAAAGATTATGACTCACATAAGAAAACATGTTTTACCCTATAAGGACgatataagtacatacttaaataaatatgtacaatatcaataaatatgaatatcatTGGTGGAGCAAAGGGGGAGGTTATACTAGTGTTGTTCACTTAATTTACTTTCCCTTTAGTTCATCCCGTGACCCCTCCACCACTTATTCCGATTAAGCATTCACTAATACTGTCTACAAATTATAGGCACCataatattttgacattttctaATTGTGTTTACCTCTAGGAACTGATCTACGTTAGGCGAATCTACTCACTAAGtaaatttaagtacctacctaccataCTAGCACTATAAACGAGGGCTAAGTGCTTGTGATTTGTGATAGACCTAAAATCTAAATGTTACCTATCTGTAGGTAGACTTctaattacagtataaattcaTGGTGTATTATGATGGCGGATCAGTGTGGTCAGCTACCAAATCCCGTGCCGCTAAGCTAAAACGGTCTTCCCTTGACCTTCCCTTGATTTGGATTTCAAATGAATAATAAAGGTTAgagtttacagattttggaaaaaaaattgacaacTTTTTTTGCTGGCCGATCGCCAATTGATCCCATTGCTATTAAGAGATGAAAAGCTTGTTTGAGttgtatgggaccaaaaaatCCGGCAAGAAAAGCTTTCCAATTTTTCTTCATCATTAATCCAATTTCAAAGCGCAATTTCCTTGACGTAAGTATCTAGTCTGATGTAATCGTCCCTAATTTCATGAATGAACAAATAAATACACTAACAGTAcgaatatataattatgttcaaCCGAATTTGTTTTAAATGTGCAAATGAATATCAATCATGCCATTAAGTATGCGTGTTCATTCCGGGCACGCATGGTCGTTCAGAAGGCTGTTCAAGTTTCCTTATAAAGACAGTAACAGCTGTTATAATGGTACCTCTTGCAAATCTCTAATCAATCCTTTAATCGGATCTCAGCCCTAATTAAGTTACTAGGTATGATAGGTATAGCATCTCAAACAACGAGAAAATGATTTTCAAGTTTTACATGTTTAGGACTTACACGATCGGCTGCCGACACgctacctataatatttatttaactgtgCAGTGTCTTCAA is a genomic window of Leguminivora glycinivorella isolate SPB_JAAS2020 chromosome 6, LegGlyc_1.1, whole genome shotgun sequence containing:
- the LOC125227021 gene encoding uncharacterized abhydrolase domain-containing protein DDB_G0269086-like, whose amino-acid sequence is MVLNNTEFETFEQQFLELVAEFESISVSEKHLRETVQTESTRAEAAEAARDAADRAAAEARHGAAAATAGAAHAAAALAKAQEELANVKTQMEIQDRQRTLFEERCADLSRQLSSVEREVQQLRPLQAAHGALQRQYSELQDRVRLANDDARSEASRLESELRRVERCASGGAEIRERARLAAAAHARERRRAAAELHHTASELRRANTEITRLNTLVAELQARLSATNLTDYSKAAVDPDKEALSVAKAALEAERAGSARLERALAAALADNAVLAASLHARDNSHANEDRQPPSSLPKEEDTKISPIDSFLAD